The Canis lupus dingo isolate Sandy chromosome 4, ASM325472v2, whole genome shotgun sequence genome contains a region encoding:
- the DBN1 gene encoding drebrin isoform X1, translating to MAGVSFSGHRLELLAAYEEVIREESAADWALYTYEDGSDDLKLAASGDGGLQELSGHFENQKVMYGFCSVKDSQAALPKYVLINWVGEDVPDARKCACASHVAKVAEFFQGVDVIVNASSVEDIDAGAIGQRLSNGLARLSSPVLHRLRLREDENAEPVGTTYQKTDAAVEMKRINREQFWEQAKKEEELRKEEERKKALDERLRFEQERMEQERQEQEERERRYREREQQIEEHRRKQQTLEAEEAKRRLKEQSIFGDQRDEEEETQMKKSESEVEEAAAIIAQRPDNPREFFKQQERVASASAGSCDAPSPFNHRPGRPYCPFIKASDSGPSSSSSSSSSPPRTPFPYITCHRTPNLSSSLPCSHLDSHRRMAPTPIPTRSPSDSSMASTPVAEQIERALDEVTSSQPPPLPPPPPQETQEPGPGLDSEETSKEARAAPPQAWAGPMEEPPQAPEPPPGQSSPTEDLMFMASPEQAVLAVPLEPAMANSATTDTPAADANETDTATADTAVANTITPAAASLIDLWPGNGEEASTPQAEPSGAEVTLAEVPLLDEVAEEPLPLAGKGCANLLNFDELPEPPATFCDPEEETEGEPLAASQVPTLPSALEELDQEPELEPEPEPHLLTNGETTQKEGTQASEGYFSQSQEEEFAQSEELCAKAPPPMFYNKPPEIDITCWDADPVPEEEEGFEGGD from the exons ATGGCCGGCGTCAGCTTCAGCGGCCACCGCCTGGAGCTGCTGGCGGCGTACGAGGAGGTGATCCGGGAGGAGAGCGCGGCCGACTG ggctCTGTACACATATGAGGATGGCTCAGATGACCTCAAGCTTGCAGCATCAGGAG ATGGGGGTTTGCAGGAGCTCTCTGGCCACTTTGAGAACCAGAAGGTGATGTACGGCTTCTGCAGCGTCAAGGATTCCCAGGCTGCTCTGCCAAAATACGTGCTCATCAACTGG GTTGGTGAAGATGTGCCTGATGCCCGAAAATGTGCTTGTGCTAGCCACGTGGCTAAGGTGGCTGAGTTCTTCCAG GGTGTTGATGTGATTGTGAATGCCAGCAGCGTGGAAGACATAGATGCGGGTGCCATCGGGCAGCGGCTCTCCAACGGGCTGGCACGGCTTTCCAGCCCCGTGCTGCATCGCCTGCGCCTGCGTGAGGATGAGAACGCCGAGCCGGTG GGCACCACCTATCAGAAAACTGATGCAGCTGTCGAAATGAAGCGGATTAACCGTGAGCAGTTCTGGGAGCAGGCCAAG aaggaggaagagctgaggaaggaggaggagcggAAGAAGGCCCTGGATGAGAGACTCCGGTTTGAGCAAGAACGGATGGAGCAGGAACGTCAGGAGCAGGAGGAGCGGGAACGGCGCTACCGAGAACGGGAACAGCAGATCGAGGAGCACAG GAGGAAACAGCAGACTTTAGAAGCTGAGGAGGCCAAGCGACGGTTGAAGGAACAGTCTATCTTT GGTGACCAGCGGGACGAGGAGGAAGAAACCCAGATGAAGAAGTCAGAATCAGAGGTAGAG GAGGCAGCAGCCATTATTGCCCAGCGGCCTGACAACCCGCGGGAATTCTTCAAGCAGCAGGAACGAGTTGCATCGGCCTCAGCAGGCAGCTGCGATGCACCCTCACCCTTCAACCACCGGCCAG GTCGTCCGTACTGCCCTTTCATAAAGGCATCGGACAGtgggccttcctcctcctcctcttcctcctcctcccctccacggACTCCCTTTCCCTATATCACCTGTCACCGCACCCCaaacctctcttcctccctcccat GCAGCCACTTGGACAGCCACCGGAGGATGGCAcctacccccatccccacccgGAGCCCGTCTGACTCCAGCATGGCTTCCACACCTGTTGCTGAACAGATTGAGCGGGCTCTGGACGAGGTCACATCCTCGCAGcctccaccactgccaccaccgcCCCCTCAAG AGACCCAGGAGCCTGGGCCCGGCCTGGATAGTGAAGAGACCAGCAAAGAGGCCAGAGCAGCACCCCCTCAGGCCTGGGCTGGCCCCATGGAGGAGCCTCCACAGGCACCGGAACCTCCCCCAGGGCAAAGCAGCCCCACGGAGGACTTGATGTTCATGGCATCTCCAGAGCAGGCTGTCCTGGCTGTCCCTCTGGAGCCTGCCATGGCCAACTCTGCCACAACTGACACCCCGGCAGCTGATGCCAATGAAACCGACACTGCCACTGCTGACACCGCTGTTGCCAACACCATCACCCCTGCCGCTGCCAGCCTCATCGACCTATGGCCTGGCAATGGGGAAGAGGCCTCCACACCCCAGGCTGAGCCCTCGGGTGCTGAGGTCACTCTGGCAGAGGTACCCCTGCTAGACGAGGTGGCTGAGGAGCCACTGCCACTGGCAGGCAAAGGCTGTGCCAACCTTCTCAATTTTGATGAGCTGCCTGAGCCGCCAGCTACCTTCTGTGacccagaggaggaaacagaagggGAGCCCCTAGCTGCCTCCCAGGTCCCAACTCTGCCCTCCGCTCTAGAGGAGCTGGATCAGGAGCCAGAGCTGGAGCCAGAACCAGAGCCCCACCTGCTGACCAATGGCGAGACCACCCAGAAGGAGGGGACTCAG GCCAGTGAGGGGTACTTCAGCCAATCACAGGAGGAGGAGTTCGCCCAATCGGAAGAGCTGTGCGCAAAGGCCCCGCCTCCTATGTTCTACAACAAACCTCCAG AAATCGACATCACCTGCTGGGATGCAGACCCAGTaccagaagaggaggagggcttCGAGGGCGGTGATTAG
- the DBN1 gene encoding drebrin isoform X2: protein MAGVSFSGHRLELLAAYEEVIREESAADWALYTYEDGSDDLKLAASGDGGLQELSGHFENQKVMYGFCSVKDSQAALPKYVLINWVGEDVPDARKCACASHVAKVAEFFQGVDVIVNASSVEDIDAGAIGQRLSNGLARLSSPVLHRLRLREDENAEPVGTTYQKTDAAVEMKRINREQFWEQAKKEEELRKEEERKKALDERLRFEQERMEQERQEQEERERRYREREQQIEEHRRKQQTLEAEEAKRRLKEQSIFGDQRDEEEETQMKKSESEVEEAAAIIAQRPDNPREFFKQQERVASASAGSCDAPSPFNHRPGSHLDSHRRMAPTPIPTRSPSDSSMASTPVAEQIERALDEVTSSQPPPLPPPPPQETQEPGPGLDSEETSKEARAAPPQAWAGPMEEPPQAPEPPPGQSSPTEDLMFMASPEQAVLAVPLEPAMANSATTDTPAADANETDTATADTAVANTITPAAASLIDLWPGNGEEASTPQAEPSGAEVTLAEVPLLDEVAEEPLPLAGKGCANLLNFDELPEPPATFCDPEEETEGEPLAASQVPTLPSALEELDQEPELEPEPEPHLLTNGETTQKEGTQASEGYFSQSQEEEFAQSEELCAKAPPPMFYNKPPEIDITCWDADPVPEEEEGFEGGD, encoded by the exons ATGGCCGGCGTCAGCTTCAGCGGCCACCGCCTGGAGCTGCTGGCGGCGTACGAGGAGGTGATCCGGGAGGAGAGCGCGGCCGACTG ggctCTGTACACATATGAGGATGGCTCAGATGACCTCAAGCTTGCAGCATCAGGAG ATGGGGGTTTGCAGGAGCTCTCTGGCCACTTTGAGAACCAGAAGGTGATGTACGGCTTCTGCAGCGTCAAGGATTCCCAGGCTGCTCTGCCAAAATACGTGCTCATCAACTGG GTTGGTGAAGATGTGCCTGATGCCCGAAAATGTGCTTGTGCTAGCCACGTGGCTAAGGTGGCTGAGTTCTTCCAG GGTGTTGATGTGATTGTGAATGCCAGCAGCGTGGAAGACATAGATGCGGGTGCCATCGGGCAGCGGCTCTCCAACGGGCTGGCACGGCTTTCCAGCCCCGTGCTGCATCGCCTGCGCCTGCGTGAGGATGAGAACGCCGAGCCGGTG GGCACCACCTATCAGAAAACTGATGCAGCTGTCGAAATGAAGCGGATTAACCGTGAGCAGTTCTGGGAGCAGGCCAAG aaggaggaagagctgaggaaggaggaggagcggAAGAAGGCCCTGGATGAGAGACTCCGGTTTGAGCAAGAACGGATGGAGCAGGAACGTCAGGAGCAGGAGGAGCGGGAACGGCGCTACCGAGAACGGGAACAGCAGATCGAGGAGCACAG GAGGAAACAGCAGACTTTAGAAGCTGAGGAGGCCAAGCGACGGTTGAAGGAACAGTCTATCTTT GGTGACCAGCGGGACGAGGAGGAAGAAACCCAGATGAAGAAGTCAGAATCAGAGGTAGAG GAGGCAGCAGCCATTATTGCCCAGCGGCCTGACAACCCGCGGGAATTCTTCAAGCAGCAGGAACGAGTTGCATCGGCCTCAGCAGGCAGCTGCGATGCACCCTCACCCTTCAACCACCGGCCAG GCAGCCACTTGGACAGCCACCGGAGGATGGCAcctacccccatccccacccgGAGCCCGTCTGACTCCAGCATGGCTTCCACACCTGTTGCTGAACAGATTGAGCGGGCTCTGGACGAGGTCACATCCTCGCAGcctccaccactgccaccaccgcCCCCTCAAG AGACCCAGGAGCCTGGGCCCGGCCTGGATAGTGAAGAGACCAGCAAAGAGGCCAGAGCAGCACCCCCTCAGGCCTGGGCTGGCCCCATGGAGGAGCCTCCACAGGCACCGGAACCTCCCCCAGGGCAAAGCAGCCCCACGGAGGACTTGATGTTCATGGCATCTCCAGAGCAGGCTGTCCTGGCTGTCCCTCTGGAGCCTGCCATGGCCAACTCTGCCACAACTGACACCCCGGCAGCTGATGCCAATGAAACCGACACTGCCACTGCTGACACCGCTGTTGCCAACACCATCACCCCTGCCGCTGCCAGCCTCATCGACCTATGGCCTGGCAATGGGGAAGAGGCCTCCACACCCCAGGCTGAGCCCTCGGGTGCTGAGGTCACTCTGGCAGAGGTACCCCTGCTAGACGAGGTGGCTGAGGAGCCACTGCCACTGGCAGGCAAAGGCTGTGCCAACCTTCTCAATTTTGATGAGCTGCCTGAGCCGCCAGCTACCTTCTGTGacccagaggaggaaacagaagggGAGCCCCTAGCTGCCTCCCAGGTCCCAACTCTGCCCTCCGCTCTAGAGGAGCTGGATCAGGAGCCAGAGCTGGAGCCAGAACCAGAGCCCCACCTGCTGACCAATGGCGAGACCACCCAGAAGGAGGGGACTCAG GCCAGTGAGGGGTACTTCAGCCAATCACAGGAGGAGGAGTTCGCCCAATCGGAAGAGCTGTGCGCAAAGGCCCCGCCTCCTATGTTCTACAACAAACCTCCAG AAATCGACATCACCTGCTGGGATGCAGACCCAGTaccagaagaggaggagggcttCGAGGGCGGTGATTAG
- the PRR7 gene encoding proline-rich protein 7 produces the protein MVMSQGTYTFLTCFAGFWLIWGLIVLLCCFCSFLRRRLKRRQEERLREQNLRALELEPLELEGSLAGSPPGLAPPPPPQRGRLEAPAHAHQHVHVHPLLHHGPAQPHAHPHPHAHPHHALPHPPPVHLPVPPRPWSYPRQAESDMSKPPCYEEAVLMAEPPPPYSEVLTDTRGLYRKIVTPFLSRRDSAEKQEQPPPSYKPLFLDRGYTSALHLPSAPRPAPPCPALCLQADRGRRVFPSWTDSELSSREPLEHGAWRLPVSIPLFGRTTAV, from the exons ATGGTGATGTCCCAGGGCACCTACACGTTCCTCACGTGCTTCGCCGGGTTCTGGCTCATCTGGGGTCTCATCGTCCTACTCTGCTGCTTCTGCAGCTTCCTGCGCCGCCGCCTCAAACGGCGCCAGGAGGAGCGACTACGTGAGCAGAACCTGCGCGCCCTCGAGCTGGAGCCCCTGGAGCTCGAGGGCAGCCTGGCCGGGAGTCCCCCGGGCCtggcgccgccgcccccgcctcaGCGCGGCCGCCTCGAGGCGCCGGCGCACGCGCATCAGCACGTGCACGTCCACCCGCTGCTGCACCACGGGCCGGCGCAGCCGCAcgcgcacccgcacccgcacgcGCACCCGCACCACGCGCTCCCGCACCCGCCCCCGGTGCACCTCCCGGTGCCGCCGCGGCCCTGGAGCTACCCGCGCCAAG CGGAATCGGACATGTCCAAGCCCCCGTGCTACGAAGAGGCGGTGCTGATggccgagccgccgccgccctACAGTGAGGTGCTCACGGACACGCGCGGCCTCTACCGCAAGATCGTCACTCCCTTCCTGAGCCGCCGCGACAGCGCGGAGAAGCAAGAGCAGCCGCCGCCCAGCTACAAGCCACTCTTCCTGGACCGGGGCTACACGTCGGCGCTGCACCTGCCCAGCGCTCCGCGGCCCGCGCCACCCTGCCCTGCGCTCTGTCTGCAAGCCGACCGCGGCCGCCGGGTCTTCCCAAGCTGGACCGACTCGGAGCTCAGCAGCCGCGAGCCGCTGGAGCATGGAGCTTGGCGCCTGCCGGTCTCCATCCCCTTGTTCGGGAGGACTACAGCCGTATAG